In Argiope bruennichi chromosome X1, qqArgBrue1.1, whole genome shotgun sequence, a single window of DNA contains:
- the LOC129958928 gene encoding uncharacterized protein LOC129958928, protein MDVKDDKQFEIKEEEICQGHTVCYDFSVNNLSAKQTWLFKKTFQTDCKILPTSWLFEMLFQYLPDNGNASCYLTVSRNDTIDIPVKAFIWLRFSTANGQPFFILPKILTSYRMLPNDEIKESIVEILPFPEVGTSLNQELIVAVVIRIRHCHSESEEMIP, encoded by the exons ATGGATGTGAAGGACgataaacaatttgaaattaaagaagagGAAATTTGCCAAGGTCATACAGTTTGTTACGATTTCTCTGTGAATAATCTCTCTGCTAAACAAACCTGGCTCTTTAAAAAGACTTTTCAGACTGACTGCAAAATTCTACCAACTTCGTGGTTATTTGAGATGCTATTTCAGTATCTACCAGACAACGGCAATGCTTCTTGTTATTTAACTGTAAGCAGAAATGATACCATAGATATTCCTGTGAAGGCATTTATTTGGTTAAGGTTTTCTACTGCCAATGGTCAGCCTTTctttattttaccaaaaattttaACGAGTTATAGAATGCTAccaaatgatgaaataaaagaatctatCGTAGAAATTTTACCCTTTCCAGAAGTGGGAACTTCACTTAATCAAGAATTGATTGTAGCTGTCGTTATAAGAATCCGGCATTGTCATTCAGAAAGTG aagaaatgatTCCATGA